One genomic segment of Ascochyta rabiei chromosome 20, complete sequence includes these proteins:
- a CDS encoding Alpha,alpha-trehalase: protein MLASFVHVLLAFLSTISLASSSSSSEQEQFKDVEWDDDNWIISTRALDQGHYQSRLTLANGYFGINVASVGPFFEVDKLVAGDVISGWPLFSKRQTFSTIAGFWNSQPRTYGTNYPWLYQYGWESFVAGIPHWSGLQIEANGEMLNASVNPEHVADFVSSLDVKAGIARWRYYWKPGGSEKDAIDVDFEMFVHKLHVNKAAVRLRLTATHDVNVTVYDVLDGDCAVRSEFVDKRFEEDSPTIWSAVRPGTIDDVTAYVYSTLSGSDWINFETRKQVEGGIFNEGNGSTIAQSVKVLLTAWRPTELNKFVGIASTDAFSDPQAIAEDASKSGAKEGYYSLLHSHIEEWESILNPDSVDNYYLQNGSLPEDANIQELHILARTNPFYLLSNMVGPNAVATAGNNTHLNIYSVPVCGLGSDCYGGMIFWDADVWMAPGIQVSHPQHAQNIINYRVEHFEEAQRNVETAFTSSKNQTGRFTPGGAVYPWTSGRFGNCTGTGACFDYEYHLNGDISLAFNNHLIITGDQEYFNDTLLPISNAIAHFFGQVLDFNETSGAFELWNATDPDEYANQVNNPGYTTALIQRHLLETNEFNKLLGLKPNKTWLDKATKMKIPTNENAGIIVEYAGMNGSVEVKQADVVLVDDLLHYPNPYSLSNLDYYAAKQSLDGPAMTYSSFAVVANEVSPSGCSSFTYNLYSSSPYVRAPWYQYSEQLIDNAQQNGGTHPAYPFLTGMGGTNRVAIFGYLGLGLYYDRLDIDPSLPPQIKYLDYRTFYWKGHGINATSNTTHTILARLPRGQYTLPTVDTSYFLKPIPVTVGTRSGRNNTTYELGNAPLIIRNRPMGRTLTVTGNILQCGTLLPPPQGNKPGQFPIAAIDGAASTKWQPEFSNVTSFLTVDLGDVLFYPTTKIAMDWGNQPPSHFEIYFSNSSLPPFSAQAPMDDVRNVTAADVQISAPWDPVTAYEIKTYVGNQTNITLSASVWSGRFAHLAVTGNQHSANTIDGGTVAEWNIIKDT, encoded by the coding sequence ATGCTGGCGTCGTTCGTACACGTCCTCCTCGCTTTCTTGTCAACTATAAGCCTAGCTTCCAGCTCGAGCAGCAGCGAACAAGAACAATTCAAGGATGTAGAGTGGGACGACGACAACTGGATAATATCGACACGTGCCTTGGATCAAGGCCACTACCAATCTCGCTTGACTCTTGCCAACGGCTATTTCGGCATTAACGTCGCTTCTGTCGGGCCTTTCTTCGAGGTTGACAAGCTCGTCGCTGGTGATGTCATCAGCGGGTGGCCGCTCTTTAGCAAACGACAGACCTTCTCAACGATCGCGGGCTTCTGGAACAGCCAGCCTCGAACATACGGTACAAATTATCCTTGGCTGTATCAGTATGGTTGGGAGAGCTTCGTTGCCGGCATACCACATTGGAGCGGGCTTCAAATTGAGGCGAATGGAGAAATGCTGAACGCATCGGTCAATCCTGAGCACGTCGCTGATTTTGTCTCAAGTCTTGATGTAAAGGCTGGTATCGCAAGGTGGCGTTATTATTGGAAACCCGGTGGTTCCGAAAAAGATGCCATTGATGTGGATTTCGAAATGTTCGTGCACAAGCTTCACGTCAACAAGGCGGCTGTTAGGCTGCGGCTCACAGCGACGCATGATGTTAATGTCACAGTTTACGATGTACTCGATGGCGATTGTGCTGTTCGCTCAGAGTTTGTTGACAAAAGGTTTGAGGAAGATTCACCAACCATTTGGTCGGCTGTCCGGCCAGGCACCATCGACGATGTTACAGCTTACGTCTATTCGACACTGTCTGGCAGCGACTGGATCAACTTTGAAACTCGTAAGCAAGTCGAAGGAGGGATTTTCAATGAGGGGAATGGTTCAACGATCGCGCAATCTGTGAAAGTACTGCTCACAGCCTGGCGACCAACTGAGCTGAACAAATTCGTCGGTATTGCATCGACGGACGCTTTTTCCGATCCACAAGCTATCGCAGAGGATGCCTCGAAATCAGGTGCTAAAGAGGGCTACTATTCACTGTTGCATTCGCACATCGAGGAATGGGAATCTATACTAAACCCGGATTCGGTGGACaactattatctacagaACGGCTCACTTCCCGAAGATGCAAACATTCAAGAGCTTCACATCCTAGCCCGTACGAACCCATTCTATTTGCTCTCGAATATGGTTGGGCCCAATGCCGTCGCTACAGCTGGCAACAATACGCATCTGAACATTTATAGCGTTCCTGTTTGCGGTCTGGGCTCTGACTGCTACGGAGGGATGATCTTCTGGGATGCTGATGTGTGGATGGCGCCCGGCATTCAAGTCTCACACCCGCAACACGCTCAGAACATCATTAACTACAGGGTTGAGCACTTCGAAGAAGCGCAGAGAAATGTAGAGACAGCATTCACGTCGAGCAAAAATCAGACCGGAAGATTTACACCTGGTGGGGCAGTCTATCCTTGGACCAGTGGCCGGTTCGGAAACTGCACAGGAACCGGTGCTTGCTTCGACTACGAATACCATCTTAACGGTGACATCAGTTTGGCGTTCAACAATCACCTGATTATCACTGGTGATCAAGAATATTTCAACGACACCTTACTACCCATCTCAAATGCCATTGCCCACTTCTTCGGACAAGTGTTAGACTTCAACGAGACGTCAGGCGCATTTGAGCTTTGGAATGCAACAGATCCTGACGAATACGCTAATCAGGTCAACAATCCTGGCTATACGACTGCGCTCATCCAACGACATCTGCTCGAAACAAACGAATTTAACAAGTTGCTTGGATTGAAGCCTAACAAGACCTGGTTGGACAAAGCTACAAAGATGAAAATTCCTACCAACGAAAATGCCGGTATCATCGTGGAGTATGCAGGCATGAATGGGTCGGTAGAGGTGAAACAGGCAGACGTTGTTCTTGTCGACGATCTACTGCACTATCCGAACCCATACAGTCTGTCCAACCTTGATTATTACGCCGCAAAGCAGTCGTTAGATGGACCAGCCATGACGTATTCTTCTTTTGCAGTCGTTGCAAACGAGGTTTCCCCTTCGGGATGCTCGAGCTTCACGTACAATTTATATTCCTCGTCGCCGTACGTGCGCGCACCGTGGTACCAGTATTCGGAGCAACTGATCGACAACGCTCAACAGAACGGAGGTACCCATCCCGCGTACCCTTTTTTGACCGGTATGGGCGGCACTAATCGCGTCGCTATCTTCGGATACCTGGGTCTCGGCCTGTACTACGACAGATTAGATATTGATCCTTCACTACCACCACAAATTAAGTATCTCGACTATCGAACATTCTATTGGAAGGGCCATGGGATCAATGCCACGTCCAACACCACTCATACAATACTCGCCCGTTTACCACGAGGCCAGTACACACTCCCGACCGTCGATACTTCTTACTTCCTCAAGCCTATTCCAGTCACAGTTGGTACCCGCAGCGGTCGCAATAATACGACGTATGAGCTTGGCAATGCACCTCTTATCATCCGCAACCGTCCGATGGGCAGGACACTGACAGTTACTGGCAACATTTTGCAATGCGGTACTCTTCTTCCACCTCCTCAAGGTAACAAGCCTGGCCAATTCCCCATCGCAGCAATCGATGGCGCAGCGAGTACCAAGTGGCAGCCTGAGTTCTCCAATGTTACCAGTTTCCTAACTGTGGACCTTGGCGACGTGTTGTTCTACCCAACCACCAAGATTGCGATGGATTGGGGTAATCAGCCACCTTCGCACTTCGAGATATACTTCAGCAACTCATCATTGCCACCATTTTCTGCGCAAGCTCCGATGGATGACGTCAGGAACGTCACAGCAGCTGATGTGCAAATTAGCGCGCCATGGGACCCTGTGACCGCGTACGAGATCAAGACGTACGTAGGAAACCAGACAAATATTACATTGAGTGCGAGTGTCTGGAGCGGTCGATTTGCGCATCTAGCTGTAACAGGGAACCAACACAGCGCTAATACAATAGATGGCGGAACAGTAGCGGAGTGGAATATTATCAAAGACACCTAA
- a CDS encoding 1-aminocyclopropane-1-carboxylate deaminase — translation MTSSDYPGTTPDGNSSQLRPFLGSSIFNTSKPGSQGQNTIMASHALRLPRPFADMPRAALMYPFATPIEPLKNLTAHMSRQSSSKMPNLWIKHEDTNSALAYGGNKVRKLEYVMADAIAKKATHLVTVGGVQSNSQRQVTAAGNRFGMKTVLTPDPRIGNPSAKDRDAYEHVGNVQINAVLGAQWKPSTPEDKVEANAEGGDGLAYEVAARREMARVKAEGGTPYFIPSGASLHSLGGLGFARWAFELEEQEKELGIIFDAVIVSTASGSTLGGMVAGFKLIHQAGNSEDSATKKRLIGIQATSCDLKETARVVLVSARNTAKLIGVQEDDINADDFELDGRFNAGSYGYLNEDTRAAIKLLASTEGILTDPVYTGKAVAGLLGLAREGAFSEAKNVLFVHTGGTPVLSAYPSLHGSDT, via the coding sequence ATGACGTCATCTGACTATCCGGGCACGACACCCGACGGCAACTCCTCCCAACTGCGTCCCTTTCTCGGAAGCTCAATCTTCAACACCAGCAAACCCGGATCCCAAGGCCAAAATACCATCATGGCATCCCATGCATTGCGCCTCCCACGACCTTTCGCCGACATGCCACGCGCAGCTCTCATGTATCCCTTTGCAACCCCCATCGAGCCCCTCAAGAACCTCACCGCCCACATGTCGCGACAGTCCAGTAGCAAGATGCCCAATCTATGGATTAAACATGAAGACACGAACAGTGCGCTTGCCTACGGCGGCAACAAGGTGCGCAAACTCGAATACGTCATGGCCGATGCGATAGCCAAGAAAGCGACTCATCTTGTAACTGTAGGCGGGGTACAGAGCAACAGCCAGCGGCAAGTCACTGCAGCAGGGAATCGATTCGGGATGAAGACGGTCCTCACGCCGGATCCGAGGATTGGAAATCCATCGGCCAAGGACCGAGATGCCTACGAGCATGTGGGCAACGTGCAGATCAACGCGGTACTGGGGGCGCAGTGGAAGCCTTCTACTCCAGAAGACAAGGTAGAGGCGAATGCAGAAGGTGGAGACGGGCTGGCGTATGAGGTGGCTGCGAGGAGGGAAATGGCGAGAGTCAAGGCTGAGGGTGGGACACCGTACTTCATACCATCGGGTGCGAGCCTGCATTCGCTGGGTGGCCTGGGGTTTGCAAGATGGGCTTTTGAGTTGGAAGAGCAAGAGAAAGAGCTGGGAATCATTTTTGATGCGGTTATTGTGTCGACGGCGAGTGGAAGTACGTTGGGTGGCATGGTGGCCGGGTTCAAGTTGATCCATCAGGCTGGCAACAGCGAGGATAGTGCGACTAAGAAGAGGCTTATTGGGATTCAAGCTACAAGCTGCGATTTGAAGGAGACGGCGAGGGTGGTGCTGGTGTCAGCACGCAACACAGCCAAGCTGATAGGTGTGCAAGAAGATGACATCAATGCGGACGATTTCGAGCTTGACGGACGCTTCAATGCAGGATCGTACGGCTACCTCAATGAAGACACAAGGGCCGCAATCAAGCTACTTGCGAGCACAGAAGGAATTCTGACCGACCCAGTTTACACAGGCAAGGCTGTCGCAGGGCTTCTTGGCCTGGCACGAGAGGGGGCTTTCAGCGAGGCAAAGAACGTTTTGTTTGTTCATACTGGAGGCACACCGGTCTTGTCAGCCTACCCGTCGTTACATGGATCAGATACGTAG